One genomic region from Streptomyces sp. NBC_00582 encodes:
- a CDS encoding helix-turn-helix domain-containing protein: MTNQRSHSGDPDPGHDPARRDEDLAALLERLLARAPGRTQKDLASEAGISYPTLNAWMNRTRGTSRIDPEKLRAMVEVFRRWGVSTTPREFFESVGRPVPGPSGDEREARLLTLYRQLPESRQRALLKDAEAMLQVSRIT, translated from the coding sequence GTGACGAACCAGCGGAGCCACTCAGGAGACCCGGATCCCGGCCACGATCCCGCACGCCGGGACGAGGACCTGGCGGCTCTGCTCGAACGCCTCCTGGCACGGGCCCCCGGGCGGACCCAGAAGGATCTCGCCTCCGAGGCCGGCATCTCGTACCCGACGCTCAACGCCTGGATGAACCGCACCCGCGGCACCTCCCGCATCGACCCGGAGAAGCTGCGGGCCATGGTGGAGGTGTTCCGGCGCTGGGGCGTCAGCACGACACCGCGGGAGTTCTTCGAGTCGGTCGGCCGCCCGGTGCCCGGCCCCAGCGGGGACGAACGCGAGGCCCGACTCCTCACGCTGTACCGGCAATTGCCGGAGTCACGGCAACGAGCGCTGCTCAAGGACGCCGAGGCGATGCTTCAGGTCAGCCGCATCACCTGA
- a CDS encoding ferredoxin → MDRQTNRQMNLDVDWTSCQGHGLCAELLPEHITLDAWGYPLVDGAPVPARTVKRARRAVADCPVLALKLTPAPVG, encoded by the coding sequence ATGGACCGGCAGACGAACCGGCAGATGAACCTGGACGTCGACTGGACGTCCTGCCAGGGCCACGGCCTGTGCGCGGAACTCCTCCCGGAGCACATCACGCTCGACGCATGGGGCTACCCGCTCGTCGACGGCGCCCCCGTCCCCGCACGGACGGTGAAGCGGGCCCGCAGGGCCGTCGCCGACTGCCCCGTGCTTGCCCTCAAGCTCACCCCGGCCCCGGTCGGCTGA